A window of Bos taurus isolate L1 Dominette 01449 registration number 42190680 breed Hereford chromosome 19, ARS-UCD2.0, whole genome shotgun sequence contains these coding sequences:
- the CENPV gene encoding centromere protein V isoform X2 — MRRARSGGATKPRGQKRPGTSRAPASAPSADRARRPAVQAGGGSRAAARQPAAKRRSPPVQEAGPGEPPPVPPLPPPPPSALTASELDLGEQRERWETFQKRQRLSFEGAAKLLLDTYEYQGLVKHTGGCHCGAVRFEVWASADLHIFDCNCSICKKKQNKHFIVPASRFKLLKGADSITTYTFNTHKAQHTFCKRCGVQSFYSPRSNPGGFELLSAPFLLHGASFPPAFLYGWGHI; from the exons ATGCGGCGGGCGAGAAGCGGCGGGGCGACCAAGCCACGCGGGCAGAAGCGGCCGGGGACCTCCAGGGCCCCTGCCTCGGCCCCTAGTGCCGATCGCGCACGGCGGCCCGCGGTTCAGGCCGGGGGCGGGAGCCGGGCGGCGGCGAGGCAGCCGGCGGCCAAGCGACGGTCGCCGCCGGTGCAGGAGGCGGGCCCCGGGGAGCCGCCGCCGGTGCCGCCGTTGCCCCCGCCTCCGCCCTCGGCGCTTACCGCGTCGGAGCTGGACCTGGGCGAGCAGCGGGAGCGCTGGGAGACCTTCCAAAAGCGGCAGAGGCTCAGCTTCGAGGGCGCCGCCAAGCTGCTGCTGGACACTTA CGAATACCAGGGCCTGGTGAAACACACAGGAGGCTGCCACTGTGGGGCCGTGCGCTTTGAAGTTTGGGCCTCGGCTGACCTGCACATCTTCGACTGCAA CTGCAGCATCTGCAAGAAGAAGCAGAACAAACACTTCATTGTCCCTGCCTCTCGCTTCAAGCTTCTGAAG GGAGCCGACAGCATCACCACGTACACCTTCAATACCCACAAGGCGCAGCACACCTTCTGTAAGCGCTGTGGCGTCCAGAGCTTTTATTCTCCCCGTTCTAACCCTGGAGGCTTCG AGCTCCTGTCTGCTCCTTTCCTGCTACACGGAGCGTCTTTCCCGCCTGCCTTCCTGTACGGATGGGGACATATTTAA
- the CENPV gene encoding centromere protein V isoform X1: MRRARSGGATKPRGQKRPGTSRAPASAPSADRARRPAVQAGGGSRAAARQPAAKRRSPPVQEAGPGEPPPVPPLPPPPPSALTASELDLGEQRERWETFQKRQRLSFEGAAKLLLDTYEYQGLVKHTGGCHCGAVRFEVWASADLHIFDCNCSICKKKQNKHFIVPASRFKLLKGADSITTYTFNTHKAQHTFCKRCGVQSFYSPRSNPGGFGIAPHCLDEGTVRSVVVEEFNGSDWEKAMKEHKTIKNMSKE; this comes from the exons ATGCGGCGGGCGAGAAGCGGCGGGGCGACCAAGCCACGCGGGCAGAAGCGGCCGGGGACCTCCAGGGCCCCTGCCTCGGCCCCTAGTGCCGATCGCGCACGGCGGCCCGCGGTTCAGGCCGGGGGCGGGAGCCGGGCGGCGGCGAGGCAGCCGGCGGCCAAGCGACGGTCGCCGCCGGTGCAGGAGGCGGGCCCCGGGGAGCCGCCGCCGGTGCCGCCGTTGCCCCCGCCTCCGCCCTCGGCGCTTACCGCGTCGGAGCTGGACCTGGGCGAGCAGCGGGAGCGCTGGGAGACCTTCCAAAAGCGGCAGAGGCTCAGCTTCGAGGGCGCCGCCAAGCTGCTGCTGGACACTTA CGAATACCAGGGCCTGGTGAAACACACAGGAGGCTGCCACTGTGGGGCCGTGCGCTTTGAAGTTTGGGCCTCGGCTGACCTGCACATCTTCGACTGCAA CTGCAGCATCTGCAAGAAGAAGCAGAACAAACACTTCATTGTCCCTGCCTCTCGCTTCAAGCTTCTGAAG GGAGCCGACAGCATCACCACGTACACCTTCAATACCCACAAGGCGCAGCACACCTTCTGTAAGCGCTGTGGCGTCCAGAGCTTTTATTCTCCCCGTTCTAACCCTGGAGGCTTCG GGATTGCCCCCCACTGCCTGGATGAGGGCACCGTGCGCAGCGTGGTGGTGGAAGAGTTCAATGGCAGCGACTGGGAAAAGGCCATGAAGGAGCATAAGACCATCAAGAACATGTCCAAGGAGTGA
- the CENPV gene encoding centromere protein V isoform X3: MRRARSGGATKPRGQKRPGTSRAPASAPSADRARRPAVQAGGGSRAAARQPAAKRRSPPVQEAGPGEPPPVPPLPPPPPSALTASELDLGEQRERWETFQKRQRLSFEGAAKLLLDTYEYQGLVKHTGGCHCGAVRFEVWASADLHIFDCNCSICKKKQNKHFIVPASRFKLLKGADSITTYTFNTHKAQHTFCKRCGVQSFYSPRSNPGGFARC, translated from the exons ATGCGGCGGGCGAGAAGCGGCGGGGCGACCAAGCCACGCGGGCAGAAGCGGCCGGGGACCTCCAGGGCCCCTGCCTCGGCCCCTAGTGCCGATCGCGCACGGCGGCCCGCGGTTCAGGCCGGGGGCGGGAGCCGGGCGGCGGCGAGGCAGCCGGCGGCCAAGCGACGGTCGCCGCCGGTGCAGGAGGCGGGCCCCGGGGAGCCGCCGCCGGTGCCGCCGTTGCCCCCGCCTCCGCCCTCGGCGCTTACCGCGTCGGAGCTGGACCTGGGCGAGCAGCGGGAGCGCTGGGAGACCTTCCAAAAGCGGCAGAGGCTCAGCTTCGAGGGCGCCGCCAAGCTGCTGCTGGACACTTA CGAATACCAGGGCCTGGTGAAACACACAGGAGGCTGCCACTGTGGGGCCGTGCGCTTTGAAGTTTGGGCCTCGGCTGACCTGCACATCTTCGACTGCAA CTGCAGCATCTGCAAGAAGAAGCAGAACAAACACTTCATTGTCCCTGCCTCTCGCTTCAAGCTTCTGAAG GGAGCCGACAGCATCACCACGTACACCTTCAATACCCACAAGGCGCAGCACACCTTCTGTAAGCGCTGTGGCGTCCAGAGCTTTTATTCTCCCCGTTCTAACCCTGGAGGCTTCG CTCGATGTTGA